In one Agathobacter rectalis ATCC 33656 genomic region, the following are encoded:
- a CDS encoding phosphoglycerate kinase, with translation MSLNKKSIDDINVKGKRVLVRCDFNVPLKDGKITDENRINGALPTIQKLIKDGGKVILCSHLGKVKNGPNEGESLAPVAAALEAKLGQKVTFVADYNVTGEAATKAVSEMKEGDVVLLQNTRFRGKEETKPQEAGDAFAKELADLADVYVCDAFGSAHRAHASVAGVTKFITAKGGENVVGYLMQKEIDFLGKAVENPVRPFVAILGGAKVADKLNVIDNLLEKADTLIIGGGMAYTFLKAQGYEIGISMLDETKIDYCKEMLAKAEKLGKKILLPVDAVTIKDFPNPIDAPVETETYDYDKMPADREGCDIGPKTRELFADAVASAKTVVWNGPMGVFENPTLAAGTLAVAEALAKSDAITIIGGGDSAAAVNQMGLGDKMSHISTGGGASLEFLEGKELPGVACADDK, from the coding sequence ATGTCATTAAACAAGAAATCAATTGATGATATCAACGTAAAAGGCAAGAGAGTTCTCGTTAGATGTGACTTCAACGTGCCACTTAAGGACGGAAAAATCACAGATGAGAACCGTATCAACGGAGCTCTTCCAACAATCCAGAAATTAATCAAGGACGGTGGAAAGGTTATCCTTTGCTCACACCTTGGAAAAGTTAAAAACGGACCAAACGAGGGTGAGTCACTTGCTCCTGTAGCTGCAGCTCTTGAGGCTAAGCTTGGACAGAAGGTTACATTTGTAGCTGACTACAACGTAACAGGAGAGGCTGCAACAAAGGCTGTTTCAGAGATGAAAGAGGGAGATGTAGTTCTTCTTCAGAATACACGTTTCAGAGGCAAAGAGGAGACAAAGCCACAGGAAGCCGGAGATGCATTCGCAAAAGAGCTTGCTGACCTTGCTGATGTATATGTATGTGACGCTTTCGGTTCTGCTCATAGAGCACATGCTTCTGTAGCAGGTGTTACAAAGTTCATCACAGCTAAGGGTGGAGAGAATGTTGTTGGATACCTTATGCAGAAGGAAATTGACTTCCTTGGCAAGGCAGTAGAGAATCCTGTACGTCCTTTCGTAGCTATTCTTGGTGGAGCTAAAGTAGCTGACAAGCTCAATGTTATCGACAATCTCCTCGAGAAGGCTGATACACTTATCATCGGTGGTGGAATGGCATACACATTCCTTAAAGCACAGGGCTATGAGATTGGTATCTCAATGCTTGATGAGACAAAGATTGATTACTGTAAAGAGATGCTTGCAAAAGCAGAGAAACTTGGAAAGAAGATTCTTCTTCCTGTTGATGCAGTTACAATCAAGGATTTCCCAAATCCAATCGATGCTCCTGTAGAGACAGAGACATATGATTATGACAAGATGCCTGCAGACCGTGAGGGCTGTGATATCGGACCTAAGACACGTGAGCTTTTCGCTGACGCTGTTGCATCAGCTAAAACTGTTGTATGGAACGGACCAATGGGTGTATTTGAGAACCCAACACTTGCAGCAGGTACACTTGCAGTAGCAGAGGCACTTGCTAAATCAGATGCTATCACAATCATCGGTGGTGGAGATTCAGCTGCAGCAGTTAACCAGATGGGACTTGGCGACAAGATGAGCCACATCTCAACAGGTGGCGGTGCTTCCCTTGAGTTCCTTGAGGGCAAGGAGCTTCCTGGCGTAGCTTGTGCTGATGATAAATAA
- the gap gene encoding type I glyceraldehyde-3-phosphate dehydrogenase: MAVRVAINGFGRIGRLAFRQMFGAEGYEVVAINDLTSPKMLAHLLKYDSSQGKYEHADEVSASDDSITVCGKEIKIYAFPDANNCPWGELKVDVVLECSGFYTSKEKAQAHINAGARKVVISAPAGNDLPTIVYNTNHETLKASDTIISAASCTTNCLAPMADALNKYAPIQSGIMVTIHAYTGDQMTLDGPQRKGDLRRSRAAAVNIVPNSTGAAKAIGLVIPELNGKLIGSAQRVPTPTGSTTILTAVVKKAGVTKEDINAAMKAAANESFGYNEDEIVSSDIVGMRFGSLFDATQTMVNQVSDDLYEVQVVSWYDNENSYTSQMVRTIKYFSELA; this comes from the coding sequence ATGGCAGTAAGAGTAGCAATCAACGGATTTGGTCGTATCGGACGTCTTGCTTTCAGACAGATGTTTGGAGCTGAGGGATACGAGGTAGTAGCTATCAACGACTTAACAAGCCCAAAAATGTTAGCACACTTATTAAAGTATGATTCATCACAGGGTAAATACGAGCATGCAGATGAGGTTTCTGCAAGCGATGATTCTATCACAGTTTGTGGTAAGGAAATCAAAATTTACGCATTCCCAGATGCAAACAATTGCCCATGGGGAGAGTTAAAGGTTGACGTTGTACTTGAGTGCTCTGGATTCTATACATCAAAAGAGAAGGCTCAGGCTCATATCAATGCTGGAGCTCGTAAGGTAGTTATCTCTGCACCAGCAGGAAATGACCTTCCTACAATCGTTTACAATACAAACCATGAGACACTTAAGGCTTCTGATACAATCATCTCAGCAGCTTCTTGTACAACAAACTGCTTAGCACCAATGGCAGATGCACTTAACAAGTACGCTCCAATCCAGTCTGGTATCATGGTAACAATCCATGCTTACACAGGAGATCAGATGACTCTTGACGGACCACAGAGAAAGGGAGACCTTCGTCGTTCACGTGCAGCAGCAGTTAATATCGTTCCTAACTCAACAGGAGCAGCTAAGGCAATCGGCCTTGTTATCCCAGAGTTAAACGGAAAGTTAATCGGATCTGCACAGCGTGTTCCTACACCAACAGGATCTACAACAATCCTTACAGCAGTTGTTAAGAAAGCAGGCGTTACAAAAGAGGATATCAACGCAGCTATGAAGGCAGCAGCTAACGAGTCATTCGGTTACAACGAGGATGAGATCGTATCTTCAGATATCGTTGGAATGAGATTTGGTTCATTATTCGATGCAACACAGACAATGGTTAACCAGGTTTCTGACGATCTGTACGAGGTACAGGTTGTTTCTTGGTATGATAACGAGAACAGCTACACATCTCAGATGGTTCGTACAATCAAGTACTTCTCAGAGTTAGCTTAA
- a CDS encoding histidinol-phosphatase HisJ family protein yields the protein MWDQHMHCMFSGDSDADPVLMINSAINKGLDGICFTDHLDYDYKEEPGLFDLDIAAYEKRIKRLAIVLKEKGCPINIHWGIEIGLQPHITDKNNEVAKKYPFDLVIGSSHVVNGIDPYYPAFYKGKTEHEAYTEYFESILDNLHSGADFDVYGHIDYVVRYGPDKNKYYSYERYADIIDAILKEIISQGKGIELNTAGFKYGLGHSNPTEDVLKRYHELGGEIITVGADAHKPEHVAYDFDKVSNILKDAGFMYYTVFENRVPAFIKL from the coding sequence ATGTGGGATCAGCACATGCACTGCATGTTTTCGGGTGACAGCGATGCCGACCCGGTATTGATGATAAACTCAGCAATCAACAAAGGGCTGGACGGCATCTGCTTTACAGACCATCTGGACTATGACTATAAAGAGGAGCCTGGGCTTTTCGACCTTGATATAGCAGCATATGAAAAGCGCATCAAAAGACTTGCAATTGTTCTTAAAGAAAAGGGCTGCCCGATAAATATCCACTGGGGCATTGAAATCGGTTTACAGCCTCATATTACAGACAAAAATAATGAGGTCGCCAAAAAATATCCGTTTGACCTCGTGATCGGCTCAAGCCATGTAGTAAACGGCATTGACCCATACTATCCTGCATTTTACAAAGGTAAGACAGAGCACGAAGCCTACACCGAATACTTTGAATCGATACTTGACAATCTGCACTCCGGCGCGGATTTTGATGTGTACGGTCACATCGACTACGTGGTCAGATACGGTCCTGACAAAAATAAATACTATTCATATGAACGGTATGCCGACATAATTGATGCTATATTAAAGGAAATTATCTCACAGGGAAAAGGCATCGAGCTCAATACCGCCGGCTTTAAATACGGGCTTGGCCACTCAAATCCGACCGAAGATGTGCTAAAGCGCTATCATGAGCTTGGTGGAGAAATAATCACAGTCGGAGCAGATGCCCACAAGCCGGAGCATGTGGCATATGATTTTGACAAGGTTTCAAATATCCTCAAGGATGCCGGGTTTATGTACTATACAGTATTTGAAAACCGCGTTCCTGCTTTCATCAAATTATAG
- the pncB gene encoding nicotinate phosphoribosyltransferase yields MRLPQIINSLLETDMYKFSMGQTIFHQFTSYKTTWTFKCRNKDVHFTDEMVEEIKEQVQAFCQLRFTEEELEYLDNITWIKGTYVDFLRLWQPRYEEFTITTDAPCGLAIDAAGTWLNTSMYEIPVLAIVNEVYFRMAYDYDVLLKQFKRRLDEKVRLLEEDTYRLSDFSEFGLRRRLSAEAQEMAVKAIAEVELPADSHFIGTSNVYLAKKFNLKPVGTMAHEWIMCTGQGNHKHNPAYSNWYALDAWVKEYGILNGIALTDTITTDCFLRDFQLTYATLFSGVRHDSGDPYEWGDKMIAHYNSLGINPRTKTLLFSDSLDFERATALYDYFKDKAKVAFGIGTFISNDTDEEALNIVMKTTKCNGMDVAKISDVAGKGMCKNPDYVDYLNRCIDYRMKNDK; encoded by the coding sequence ATGAGATTGCCACAAATAATAAACAGCCTTCTTGAGACTGATATGTATAAATTCAGCATGGGACAGACGATTTTCCATCAGTTCACAAGCTATAAAACGACATGGACCTTCAAGTGCCGAAATAAAGACGTGCATTTTACAGATGAGATGGTCGAGGAGATAAAGGAACAGGTGCAGGCCTTCTGTCAGCTTCGTTTTACGGAGGAAGAGCTTGAATATCTTGATAACATCACCTGGATAAAAGGTACATATGTTGATTTTTTAAGACTCTGGCAGCCGAGATATGAGGAGTTTACCATCACAACAGATGCACCGTGTGGGCTGGCAATCGATGCAGCCGGCACGTGGCTCAATACTTCGATGTATGAGATTCCGGTGCTTGCTATTGTAAATGAAGTGTACTTCCGTATGGCATATGATTATGATGTGCTGCTTAAGCAGTTTAAGCGCAGGCTTGATGAGAAGGTGCGTCTGCTCGAGGAGGATACCTACAGGCTTAGCGATTTCAGTGAATTTGGACTAAGACGCCGTCTGTCTGCTGAGGCGCAGGAGATGGCTGTAAAGGCAATCGCAGAGGTTGAGCTGCCAGCAGATTCACACTTTATTGGTACATCAAACGTATATCTTGCGAAGAAATTCAATTTAAAGCCGGTTGGAACAATGGCTCATGAGTGGATTATGTGTACAGGACAGGGCAATCACAAGCATAATCCGGCATATTCAAACTGGTACGCACTCGATGCATGGGTTAAGGAGTATGGTATATTAAACGGTATTGCGCTTACTGACACCATAACAACAGACTGCTTCCTGCGTGATTTTCAGCTCACCTATGCGACACTTTTTTCGGGAGTGCGTCATGATAGCGGAGATCCGTACGAGTGGGGAGACAAGATGATAGCCCACTACAACAGTCTGGGAATTAATCCAAGGACAAAGACACTTTTGTTCAGCGACAGCCTGGATTTCGAGCGTGCGACTGCATTGTATGATTATTTCAAGGATAAGGCAAAGGTTGCATTCGGTATAGGAACCTTTATCAGTAACGACACTGATGAGGAAGCACTCAACATAGTTATGAAGACCACCAAGTGTAATGGCATGGATGTGGCAAAGATTTCCGACGTGGCAGGCAAGGGTATGTGCAAGAATCCGGATTATGTCGATTACCTGAACAGGTGTATTGATTACAGGATGAAGAATGATAAATGA
- the gpmI gene encoding 2,3-bisphosphoglycerate-independent phosphoglycerate mutase: protein MSKKPVVLMVLDGYGLSDHKEGNAIAMANTPVMDKLMAECPFVKGAASGLAVGLPDGQMGNSEVGHMNIGAGRIIYQDLTRITKAIADGDFFKNKVLISAIENCKKNDSDLHLWGLLSDGGVHSHIEHLYGLLELCKKENFDRVYVHAFLDGRDTPPASGKDYIEQLLAKMKEIGVGKIASLSGRYYAMDRDNNWDRVQKAYDSLTKGEGVKATCPVKAMEESYANDVTDEFVLPTVITNEDGTPVSVVKDNDSVIFFNFRPDRAREMTRAFCDDKFTGFERPFLKTTFVCFKDYDESIPNKLIAFEKEEIKNTFGEYLAANGKKQLRLAETEKYAHVTFFFNGGVEEPNIDEARLLVNSPKDVATYDLKPEMSAPEVGMDLVEAIKSDKYDVIIINFANPDMVGHTGVIPAAVKAVERVDSLVGDAVQAIKDVDGVLFICADHGNAEKMIDYETGKPHTAHTTNPVPFILVNADPSYKLREGGCLADIAPTLLEIMGLPQPKEMTGKSLIVK, encoded by the coding sequence ATGAGTAAGAAACCGGTAGTATTAATGGTACTTGATGGTTACGGCTTAAGTGACCACAAAGAGGGAAATGCCATAGCTATGGCAAATACCCCTGTTATGGATAAATTGATGGCAGAGTGTCCTTTTGTAAAGGGCGCAGCTTCAGGTCTTGCAGTTGGACTTCCTGACGGACAGATGGGAAACTCTGAGGTAGGACATATGAATATCGGCGCAGGCCGTATCATATATCAGGATCTTACAAGAATCACAAAGGCAATTGCTGATGGTGATTTCTTCAAGAACAAGGTATTAATTTCTGCAATCGAAAACTGCAAGAAGAATGACTCCGATCTGCATCTTTGGGGACTTCTTTCAGATGGTGGAGTTCACAGCCATATCGAGCATCTTTACGGACTTCTTGAGCTTTGCAAGAAAGAAAATTTTGACAGAGTATATGTACACGCATTCCTTGATGGTCGTGATACACCTCCTGCATCAGGCAAGGACTATATCGAGCAGCTTCTCGCCAAGATGAAGGAAATTGGTGTAGGAAAGATTGCATCTCTTTCAGGACGTTACTATGCAATGGACAGAGATAACAACTGGGACCGTGTGCAGAAGGCTTATGATTCACTCACTAAGGGTGAAGGCGTAAAAGCTACATGCCCTGTAAAGGCTATGGAGGAGTCATACGCAAATGACGTTACAGATGAGTTCGTGCTTCCTACAGTTATCACAAACGAGGATGGCACACCGGTATCTGTTGTAAAGGACAATGATTCTGTTATCTTCTTCAACTTCCGTCCGGACCGTGCTCGTGAGATGACAAGAGCATTTTGCGATGATAAGTTTACTGGCTTTGAGCGCCCATTCCTTAAGACAACATTTGTATGCTTCAAGGATTATGACGAGTCAATTCCTAACAAGCTTATCGCTTTTGAGAAGGAAGAAATCAAGAATACATTTGGTGAGTATCTTGCAGCAAATGGCAAGAAACAGCTTCGTCTCGCAGAGACAGAGAAGTATGCACACGTAACCTTCTTCTTCAACGGTGGAGTAGAGGAGCCGAATATCGATGAGGCACGTCTTCTTGTAAACAGTCCTAAGGATGTTGCAACATATGACTTAAAGCCTGAGATGAGCGCTCCTGAGGTTGGAATGGATCTTGTTGAGGCTATCAAGTCAGATAAGTATGATGTTATTATCATCAACTTTGCTAACCCTGACATGGTTGGACATACAGGTGTGATTCCGGCTGCTGTAAAGGCTGTTGAGAGAGTTGATTCACTCGTAGGTGATGCAGTTCAGGCAATCAAGGATGTGGATGGAGTATTATTCATCTGTGCTGACCACGGAAACGCAGAGAAGATGATTGATTATGAGACAGGAAAACCTCATACAGCTCATACAACCAATCCTGTTCCTTTCATTCTTGTAAACGCTGACCCTTCTTACAAGCTTCGTGAGGGCGGATGTCTTGCAGATATCGCTCCAACACTGCTTGAGATTATGGGACTTCCACAGCCAAAAGAGATGACAGGAAAGTCACTTATCGTTAAATAA
- the tpiA gene encoding triose-phosphate isomerase — protein MARKKIVAGNWKMNMTPSQAVKLVEELKPLVVSDDVEVVYCVPAIDIVPVVEALKGTNVAVGAENMYFEEKGAYTGEISAEMLLDAGVKYVIIGHSERRDYFKEDDALLNKKVKKAIEAGLTPILCCGETLEQRESGVTLDWIRLQIKSDLAGVAASDVANMVIAYEPIWAIGTGKTATSDQAQEVCGAIRECVAEIYDQATADSVRIQYGGSVNAGNAAELFAKPDIDGGLVGGASLKADFGKIVNYK, from the coding sequence ATGGCAAGAAAGAAAATTGTAGCCGGCAACTGGAAGATGAACATGACTCCAAGCCAGGCTGTTAAATTAGTAGAAGAGTTAAAACCACTCGTAGTTTCAGATGATGTTGAAGTTGTTTACTGTGTACCTGCAATCGACATCGTACCTGTTGTAGAAGCATTAAAGGGTACAAATGTTGCTGTTGGAGCAGAGAATATGTACTTCGAGGAGAAGGGTGCTTACACAGGAGAAATCTCAGCAGAGATGCTTCTTGATGCAGGTGTTAAGTATGTTATCATCGGACATTCAGAGAGAAGAGATTACTTCAAAGAGGATGACGCACTTCTCAACAAGAAGGTAAAGAAGGCTATCGAGGCTGGACTTACACCAATCCTTTGCTGTGGTGAGACACTTGAGCAGAGAGAGAGCGGTGTTACACTTGACTGGATCAGACTTCAGATTAAGTCAGATCTCGCAGGTGTTGCTGCATCAGATGTTGCAAACATGGTTATCGCTTACGAGCCAATCTGGGCAATCGGAACAGGAAAGACAGCTACTTCTGACCAGGCTCAGGAGGTCTGCGGTGCAATCCGTGAGTGTGTAGCAGAGATCTATGATCAGGCTACAGCAGATTCAGTTCGTATCCAGTACGGCGGATCTGTAAATGCAGGAAATGCAGCAGAGCTTTTTGCAAAGCCTGACATCGACGGTGGATTAGTTGGTGGCGCTTCACTCAAGGCTGATTTTGGAAAGATCGTAAACTACAAGTAA
- a CDS encoding phosphoribosylaminoimidazolesuccinocarboxamide synthase, translating into MQEFKPFKEGKVREVYDNGDSLIMVATDRISAFDHILKNKITDKGAILTQMSKFWFEFTKDVVPNHMISVDAKDMPEFFGQDRFNGNSMLCKKLEMLPIECIVRGYITGSGWASYQENGTVCGIRLPEGLVESDKLPEPIYTPSTKADLGDHDENISFEKSVEVLEKIYPEKGREYAEKIRDYTIALYKKCAEYALTKGIIIADTKFEFGLNEQGEVVLADEMLTPDSSRFWPLDGYKPGQGQPSFDKQYVRDWLKANPDNDLLLPDEVVVKTVEKYKEAFELLTGSKFSR; encoded by the coding sequence ATGCAGGAATTTAAACCATTCAAAGAAGGAAAAGTAAGAGAAGTATATGATAACGGGGACAGCCTTATTATGGTCGCAACAGATCGTATTTCCGCTTTTGACCATATTTTAAAGAATAAGATTACAGACAAGGGAGCCATCCTCACACAGATGTCTAAGTTCTGGTTTGAATTCACAAAGGATGTTGTTCCTAACCATATGATTTCAGTAGACGCAAAGGATATGCCGGAGTTCTTCGGTCAGGACAGGTTCAACGGAAACAGTATGCTCTGTAAGAAGCTTGAGATGCTTCCAATCGAGTGTATAGTTCGTGGATATATCACAGGAAGCGGCTGGGCAAGCTACCAGGAGAACGGTACAGTCTGCGGAATCAGACTTCCGGAGGGACTTGTTGAGTCTGATAAGCTCCCTGAACCTATTTATACACCATCTACCAAGGCTGATCTTGGAGATCATGATGAGAATATCTCATTCGAAAAATCAGTAGAAGTATTAGAGAAGATTTATCCTGAGAAGGGCAGAGAGTACGCAGAGAAGATTCGCGATTATACAATTGCTCTCTACAAGAAATGTGCAGAGTATGCTCTTACAAAGGGTATCATCATCGCAGATACCAAGTTTGAGTTTGGCTTAAATGAGCAGGGTGAGGTAGTGCTTGCCGATGAGATGCTCACACCTGACAGCTCACGCTTCTGGCCACTTGATGGATATAAGCCTGGACAGGGACAGCCTTCATTTGACAAGCAGTATGTAAGAGACTGGCTCAAGGCAAATCCTGACAATGACCTTCTTTTACCTGATGAGGTTGTTGTGAAGACTGTAGAGAAATATAAAGAGGCATTTGAGCTTCTTACAGGAAGCAAATTCAGCCGCTAA